Proteins encoded together in one Fundidesulfovibrio magnetotacticus window:
- a CDS encoding ABC transporter substrate-binding protein, protein MKRMFTAVFLAFVLAAAVVSLQAPDRHGPRQHTVGILQHTANNASTVAGFKAELAKLDRKEGMNLTFVEPPPAATAADLKERMAEILAQKPDLVFASPTLAALTAREATRESGPPVVFAPVNDPVSSKVVETLHRPESNLTGVRLAPSEGRRLQELLELAPGARRVFVPYNPDDPSARASMEQLVDSARVLGVEIMALSISDTTDLFANGGLVPARAQAVFMPREGLVMSRFREFIALAEARRIPLSTPRMEQVREGVLTGYGFVGEELGRQAAAMANQILNGTPVSGMPVETAQDYLFINLAAARRIGLHVPDGFLDRAQYVFREPQ, encoded by the coding sequence ATGAAACGGATGTTCACCGCCGTCTTTCTGGCCTTCGTTCTGGCCGCCGCAGTGGTGTCACTCCAGGCTCCCGATCGCCATGGGCCACGACAGCACACGGTGGGCATCCTCCAGCACACGGCCAACAACGCCAGCACCGTCGCGGGCTTCAAGGCCGAGCTCGCGAAGCTGGACCGCAAGGAAGGCATGAACCTGACCTTCGTGGAGCCGCCCCCCGCGGCCACGGCCGCCGACCTCAAGGAGCGCATGGCCGAAATCCTGGCCCAAAAGCCCGACCTTGTCTTCGCCTCGCCCACCCTGGCCGCCCTGACAGCCAGGGAAGCCACCCGGGAAAGCGGCCCGCCCGTGGTCTTCGCGCCGGTCAACGATCCCGTCTCGTCCAAGGTGGTGGAGACCCTCCACCGCCCCGAGAGCAACCTCACGGGCGTGCGCCTGGCCCCCAGCGAGGGCCGCAGGCTCCAGGAGCTCCTTGAGCTGGCCCCCGGCGCGCGCCGCGTCTTCGTGCCCTACAACCCCGACGACCCCAGCGCCCGCGCCTCCATGGAACAGCTCGTGGACAGCGCCAGGGTTCTCGGCGTGGAGATCATGGCCCTCTCCATCTCCGACACCACCGACCTCTTCGCGAACGGCGGCCTTGTCCCCGCCAGGGCGCAGGCCGTGTTCATGCCCCGCGAGGGGCTGGTGATGTCGCGCTTCCGGGAGTTCATCGCCCTGGCCGAGGCCCGGCGCATCCCGCTCTCCACCCCGCGCATGGAGCAGGTGCGCGAGGGCGTGCTCACGGGCTACGGCTTCGTGGGAGAGGAACTGGGCCGCCAGGCCGCCGCCATGGCGAACCAGATCCTCAACGGAACCCCCGTCTCGGGAATGCCCGTGGAGACCGCTCAGGACTATCTCTTCATCAATCTCGCGGCCGCACGGCGCATCGGGCTCCACGTTCCCGACGGCTTCCTGGACCGCGCCCAGTACGTCTTCCGGGAGCCTCAATGA